DNA sequence from the Acidobacteriota bacterium genome:
CCTCCGCAGTCCTCAGGAGCGGACCGTGGAGACTATCAGCGCTGCGACTAGGATGACGCCATGCCGGTACCAGAACCCGATCCGGCTGCGCGGCCACGGCTGCGACAGATGTTGGCAGCGGCCGCCATCGGCGTTGCGGCGGCCGTGCTTCTGCTCCGATGGACGGCGCCCGACGCGGCCCCGGCCGCACTTGACGACCGCACCGCGGTCACTCCGCCACCTCTGCCGCCGAGGCCGGAGCCGACTCCCATCGCACCGCTGCCGCCACAGCTCAGCGATGCGCTCGATCTGATGGCCATCGGCCGGCTGCAGGAGGCTCAGCGCCTGATGCTCGACTTCAGTCGCGGTCCCGGAGCCGAAGCGCTGCCGCCAGAACATCAGGAGACGATGACGGCGATGCTCGGCCGGCTCGCGAACGATCCGGTGCTTGCCGCCGCCATCGAGCTGGAGGAGGGCTTCAAAGACGCCGACCTGAACCGGCTCCGCCGGACACTGGGCTCGCTGGCGCGGCAGCAGATGATCTCCCTGCGGCGCGATCCGCAAGCGGCCCGCCGCGTGGACGACGCACGGCGGTTGACCGCCGAGGTGGACGCCATCGAAGCCCGTCTCGCCAGCGACCGTCTGGCGGCGCTCCGGCTGGCTCAGGACTTCCGTCGCCGCCACCCGAGATTCGCTGCCGGACTCGACTTCGAACGGCGGGCCGCCGCCGCCATCGACGAGACCGCCGGACGGTTGATCGCGGCGGATCGCCTGGATGAAGCGAGAACCCTGCTGCTGGAACTCAAGGCCCTGCGCGGCGACCAGGCAGGGGAGAGTCCCCACGTCGAGGCCAAACTGGCTGCCATCGAGGCGGTCTTCAGGCGCCGCGACGACCTGGACGCCACGGTCCGCCAGATCGAGGTCCTCGGTTGGAAGAGGCCGCACGAGGCCCTGCAACTCCTTGCCGGGATGGAGCGCACTCCGGAGAACCGGGATCGCTTCGCCCAGTTGCAATCGACCCTCACGATGCTGATGGAGGATCTCGATCAGAACGGACCGGAGGTGGAGATTCTGATCCCGGAGGACCCGGAGAAGGCTCCGGGCGTGTACGACAGAGACGAGGACGTCGTCCTGCGGGTACGCGCCATGGACGACTACGACGTCCTCTCGGTGAGGTTCTTCTGGCGCTGGTTCGACAAGGACGGCACTGGTGAGGTCGTCGAGGCAGCCCTGCGACCGGCGACGCCGACACCTATGCCCGTCCCAGCGGGCTCGGCGGGCGCCGCGACGGCTGAAGTGGAATTCGAGGTCACGATCTCCGTCGGCGAACATCAGGGCCGCAACCTGCAGTTCTGGGCCGAAGCGGCAGACCGCGGCGGTCGCGCTTCGCGAAGCGCCGAAGGCGAGCTCGCACCGGAACGCCGCGGCTTTCTCCGGCGGCTCGGTCTGCGGCGCGGACTATGATGACGGCCGTTGTGTCGGACCATGGAAGCTCTCGGGCGGAAGATCCCGAGGTGCGGGACGCCCTCGCCGCGATTCCCCAACATCCTGTCGAGACCACGGATCGCGACTTTCTCGGCCTGGGCCTCGAACCGGCGGTTCTGGAGGTCGTAGCCCGGATCGGCTTCGAACACCCGACGCCGATCCAGGCTTCCGTGATTCCGGACGCGGTCGCCGGCAAGGATCTGATCGGCCTGGCGGAGACCGGCTCGGGCAAGACGGCCGCGTTCGTGCTGCCGATCGTGCAGCGCCTCCGGCGCGGCAGGGGGGTGCGCGGGCTGATCGTCTCTCCGACCCGGGAGATCGCCCTGCAGACGAAGGCCTTCCTGGACCTGTTCCGCAAGAGCCGCCTGCGCGTGAACTCCGCGTGCCTGATCGGCGGCGTGAAGATCGGACCGCAGTTCGACCAGTTGCGCAGAGATCCCGATGTCCTCGTGGTCACGCCCGGCCGGCTCCTGGATCACTCCGAACGGGGCACGGTGAGCCTGGGTGGAGTCGAGGAACTGGTTCTCGACGAGGCCGACCACATGCTCGACCTGGGATTCATGCCTCAAATCCAGCGCATCGTGAGCCAACTCCCGAGACAGCGGCACACCATGCTCTTCTCCGCCACCATGCCGCCGCCGATCGAACGCCTCGCGCAGCGGTACATGAAGGATCCGCTGCGCATCGACCTTTCGCCCAAGGGCGCCGCGTCGGGGATCGAGCACCGCCTCTACCTGGTCGACGAGAAGGACAAGAAGCGCTGCGCGCTGGCCCTCCTCGACAAGGTGCCCGGATCGACCCTGGTGTTCACCAAGCGCCGATCCGACGCCGAGTGGCTCTGCCGGGTCCTCGAGCGCGGAGAGCACAGCGTCGCGCGCATCCATTCCGACCGTTCGCAGCGGCACCGCGTCGCTGCTCTGGAGAGCTTCCGCGCCGGCCGCCACCGCATCCTCGTCGCAACGAACATCGCCGCTCGCGGCATTGACGTCGTGGGCATCGAGCACATCCTGAACTACGACCTCCCCGACACGCCCGAGGACTACATCCACCGGGCCGGGCGCACCGCCCGGGGCGCCGCCGAAGGCGTCGTGTCGTCGATCGGCACCTGGCTCGACAAGTCGCTGATCCGGCAGATCGAGAGCGCGCTCGGACACGCCCTGCCCCGCTGCGAGGCGGACGGCGTAGCCCCGTACCGAGAGATGCAGTCCCTCCAGGAGCGTCGCCGGCGTTCGCCGCTCCGCCGCTAGGGCCGATGCTCCCCATCCCGGACCTGCTCAACCGGGAGCCCTTCCTCGGCATCGACCGGAAGGCTCTGTCCGACCTGCTGGGTCTCGCCATTCTCGGTCGCGAGATCGGCACGGAGTTCCACGACGCGATAGCGGATGCCGAAACGCCCGACAGCACCTGGCGGCCGGAGTTCTTCGAAGAGGACCTGTTCGTCGATCGCCTGATCGCAGAGAGCTTCGAGCTTCAGATCGACGGAGTTCACTATCCGATCAACGAGCGCTTCCTGCGCCGCGTCCTGGCCGCCACGCCCACCGATCTGGAGACCACCCTGTTCCGTCAGGAGATACTGCGCGAGCTGGACGAGGACGAGGAGCTCCTCGCCGCGGCACGGCGTCTCTACCGCGAACTGTTCGGTCTCCTCTCGCTCCACCGAACGCCCCGCTATCACCGCGTCCTCGACTCGGCGGCCCACAACCTCGACATCCTGAAGCAGAGCCGGCTGGTCATCGACCTGATGCATGACCTCTTTGAATCGGCCCGCTCCGGGCTGCGGCGTCTCCACGAAGGCGCCGTAGCCATCCGCGAGACCGACGAGTACGCGACGCTGGTCGCCCTCCTCGACTACGAGAGTCGGCTTGCCGAACTGAACCTGGATATCACTCTGGGCGCCGACGGGCGCATCCGCGGCCTCGACGTGCGCTCACTCGAGGAATGCCGCGACAACCCGTTCTGGGCCCGCCCCATAAGGCGCCTCTGGAGCCGCCTGCGGCTCGGCATGGGCGGTTACTCGATGAGCAACCGGGAACTCCTGAACCGGGTCGTGGAACGCGTCTACGTCTCCCTGTCGCCCGCCCTGATTCCGCTGATCCAGATGCTGGGTCAACTGGAGCTCTATCTCGCGGCCCGGGCTTTCCGGGACCGCTGCGGCGAGCGTGGCCTCTCGATGTGCATTCCCGAGTTCCGGCCGGTCGACGATCCCGGTCCCGCGATCGAGTGCGAACACCTGTTCAACCCGCTGTTGCTCGGACAGGAGGAGGCGCCCGTACCCTGCACCGTCAGGACCACGGGGAACGTGCCGATCACGGTCGTCACGGGGCCGAACTCGGGGGGCAAGACGCGTTTGATCCAGGCGATCGCATTGGCTCAACTGCTGGGCCAATCCGGCCTCTACGCACCCTGCAGCCGCGCCCGCCTACGCGTTCAGCGGGGACTGTTCGTTTCCCTGATCGAGCGCGAGAGTGCGGATCAAACCGAGGGTCGCTTGGGGCGCGAACTCGTGCGCATCCGCACCCTGTTCGAAGAGATGGAGCACGGCTCGATGGTGGTCCTGGACGAGCTGTGCTCCGGCACGAATCCCTCCGAGGGAATCGAGGTCTTCACGCTCGTACTCCAGCTCCTCAGGCGGGTGCAGCCCGTGGCCTACGTCACCACGCACTTTCTCGACCACGCCCGCGCCCTGCAGCAGAACCACACAAAGCTCGGCCTCGAGTTTCTCCAGGTCCAACTCGACGACGAACGCCGGAGCACCTATCAGTTCAAGGATGGCGTCGCGCGCACATCCCTCGCGGCGCTCACCGCCGAACGGCTTGGCGTGACCTTCGAGAACCTGTCGGCCGCGGTTGACGGCCGTCGGACGCCGACCCGCTAGCGCGGCGCCCGGCAGCACCGCGAAGAACCCGGCTTCAGAACGGAACGCCGGTCGCCCGGCAGACGAAGCGCATCAGGGGCGAGACCTCCGCGCAAAGCCCCGTGAACTCATCGAGGAAGCCGCGGCTCAAGAGCCGCGTCTGGTTCAGCCGAGCTACCGCCATGAAGGACTTGCGCTTGATGTCGTCGATGCGCGGGTGAGCGGCGTCGAATCCCCGCGGCGCCCGCTTCAGGCTCTCGCCGCCGAGTTCCAGGGAGTCGCCGAGACCGGGGTCGACCGTCACTTCCCGCCAGCCGGCGCCGTCCGCGACGATCTGCTGCCGGATCGCCCGCAGGGCCTCGGGATGGGGCCGCCACATGCCGCCGCCCATGAACACGCTGCCGGGCTCGATGTGGAGGTAGAAGCCGGGCGCGTGGGCGTCCTTGTGCTGCTTGTGACGGAAGTGAATGCCCAGGTGGGTCTTGTAGGGCCGCTTGTCGCGCGAGAACCGGACGTCACGGTGGATGCGGAAGAGCGAACCGCCGACCTTCTTCGGGACGGCCAGGAAGTGGGTGGAGACCGTGTCCAGCCTCGTGCCGAAATCGCTGATGAACTGGAGCGCCGGCTCCCGCACGACGTCCTCGTAGCGCTCCGAGTTCGCCTTGAACCAGTCGCGGTCGTTGTTCTCTCTGAGGTCGCGGAGGAAAGCGAACGTCTCGCGCGAAAACGGGTTCTTCCAGTCGGCCATGGGTTCTCCTTCGTGGTCCGGCACCGGGGCGGCTTGCCGGCGCGAAGTGTATTCTCCAGGATCGCGCCGCAGAACAAGGAGGGGCCGCATGGACATCTTCGTTGCCGAACTGGTCGGCACCGCGCTTCTGATCATCCTGGGCGACGGCGTGGTGGCCAATGTGGTCTTGGCTCGAACCAAGGGCAGCGGCAGCGGCTGGATCGTCATCGCGACCGGCTGGGGATTGGCCGTCGCGCTCGCCGTGTACTCCGTCGGACGAATCAGCGGCGCCCATATCAACCCTGCGGTCAGCGTCGGCCTGGCGGCGATCGGCGAACTCGACCCCGCCCTGCTGCCAACCTACATCGGAGCTCAACTCCTCGGCGCCTTCGCCGGAGCGGTCGTCGTCTGGCTCACCTACCGCCCACACTGGAGCGCCACCTCCGACCAGGGCGCCAAGCTGGGCGTCTTCTGCACGGCGCCGGAGATTCCCGGACGTCGGGGCGCGAACCTCATCACCGAGATCGTCGGCACGGCGGTGCTGGTCTTCGGCGTACTGGCGATCGCGGCCAACGCCTCCGAGCTCTCCGGCGGCGAGATCGACCTCTCCGCCGTGTTCGCCACGGGCCTCAACCCGCTGCTGGTCGGCTTCCTGGTCTGGGCGATCGGCCTTTCTTTGGGCGGTCCCACGGGCTACGCGATCAATCCGGCTCGCGACCTCGGACCGCGCATCGCTCACGCGGTGCTGCCGATCCCCGGCAAGGGCGGTTCAGACTGGGGCTACGCGTGGGTGCCGGTGGTGGGACCGCTGGCCGGGGGCGTCCTCGGCGCGCTGGCCTTCCAGGGTCTCGGCTGGTAGACAAAGCCGAACATGGTCTACGTTCTCGCCCTCGACCAGGGCACCACGTCCAGCCGCTCCATTCTGTTCGAGCGCCGGGGAACCGCCGCCGCCTCCGCGCAGGAGGAGTTCCCGCAGATCTACCCCTCCCCCGGTCACGTCGAACACGACCCCGAGGCCATCTGGACGACCCAGATCGAAACCGCGCGCGCGGCCATAGGGAAGGCCGGCGCAGACGCCTCGGACATCGCCGCGATCGGCATCGCCAACCAGCGCGAGACGGTCGTGCTCTGGGAGCGCGACAGCGGCAAACCGGTCGACAACGCGATCGTCTGGCAGAGCCGCATCACGGCTCCGTTGTGCGAGGAGTTGAAGCAGCAGGGTCATGAGGGCCTGTTCCGCGCCAGGACCGGACTTGTGCTGGACCCCTACTTCTCCGGCACGAAGATCGCCCATCTCCTGAACAAGCACGACCTCCACGGGCGGGCGGCGCGGGGCGAGATCCTGGCCGGAACGATCGACAGCTTCCTGCTCTGGCGACTGACTGGCGGCAAGGTTCACGCTACCGACGCCAGCAACGCCTCGCGCACCCTGCTGTTCGACATCCACCGGCTGGACTGGGACGACGAGCTGCTCGCGATCCTGGGCGTGCCGCGAGCCATGCTGCCAGAGGTGCGCGATTCGAGCGGCGAGTTTGGCCATACCGAGGCGGGTCTGTTCGGTCGGCCAATCCAGGTCGCCGGCATTGCCGGAGACCAGCAGGCGGCGACCTTCGGGCAGGGCTGCTTCGAACGTGGCATGGTGAAGAACACCTACGGAACCGGCTGTTTCATCCTGATGAACACGGGCAACCGGGCGGTGGCATCCGAGAACGGCCTGCTTTCAACCGTCGGCTGGGTGCTCGGCGGGCGACCCACTTACTGCCTGGAGGGGTCGGTCTTCGTCGGCGGCGCCGCGGTTCAGTGGCTGCGCGACGGCCTGGGCCTGATCGAGAGGTCCGAGCAGGTCGAGGAACTCGCGGCAAGCGAAGAGGACAGCGGCGGCGTCTACCTCGTACCCGCCTTCGTCGGCCTGGGCGCTCCGTACTGGGACCCCTACGCGCGGGGCCTCCTGATCGGCCTGGAGCGCTCGACGACCGCCGGCCACGTGGCCAGAGCCACGGTCGAATCGATGGCCTACCAGAGCCTCGACGTCGTCCGCGCCATGGAGGCCGACGCCGGGGCCGGCATGAGCGGCCTGCGGGTCGACGGCGGGGCGGCGGTCAACGACGAACTGATGCAGTTCCAGGCCGACCTGCTGGGAACGCGCGTCCAGCGGCCGGTGGTCGCCGAGACCACGGCACTGGGCGCCGCCTACCTCGCTGGGCTCGCGACCGGCTTCTGGGCCGACGAGGATGACGTAACCAGGAACTGGGCGCTCGACCGCGAATTCGAGCCGCAATCCTCTCCGCCCGAGCAGGAGCGCCTCGCCGCCGGCTGGCAACGAGCCGTCCAGAGATCCCGAGGCTGGGCCGAGGCGTAGCTGCGGTACGCTCTCGCCCCTTGAACCCACTACGCATTCGGAGATCGCCATGACCGATGTAGCAGCCCGCCCCCGCCTCACCGTCGACATCGAAGCCGGCGTCGCCGACGTGCGTCTCGACCGCGCGGACAAGCTGAATGCGCTGGACGGCGCGATGTTCGACGCCCTGGGCGCCACCGCCCGCGAGTTGGCCGAAGATTCGTCCGTGCGCGCGGTCGTGCTC
Encoded proteins:
- a CDS encoding aquaporin family protein, which translates into the protein MDIFVAELVGTALLIILGDGVVANVVLARTKGSGSGWIVIATGWGLAVALAVYSVGRISGAHINPAVSVGLAAIGELDPALLPTYIGAQLLGAFAGAVVVWLTYRPHWSATSDQGAKLGVFCTAPEIPGRRGANLITEIVGTAVLVFGVLAIAANASELSGGEIDLSAVFATGLNPLLVGFLVWAIGLSLGGPTGYAINPARDLGPRIAHAVLPIPGKGGSDWGYAWVPVVGPLAGGVLGALAFQGLGW
- a CDS encoding DNA mismatch repair protein: MLPIPDLLNREPFLGIDRKALSDLLGLAILGREIGTEFHDAIADAETPDSTWRPEFFEEDLFVDRLIAESFELQIDGVHYPINERFLRRVLAATPTDLETTLFRQEILRELDEDEELLAAARRLYRELFGLLSLHRTPRYHRVLDSAAHNLDILKQSRLVIDLMHDLFESARSGLRRLHEGAVAIRETDEYATLVALLDYESRLAELNLDITLGADGRIRGLDVRSLEECRDNPFWARPIRRLWSRLRLGMGGYSMSNRELLNRVVERVYVSLSPALIPLIQMLGQLELYLAARAFRDRCGERGLSMCIPEFRPVDDPGPAIECEHLFNPLLLGQEEAPVPCTVRTTGNVPITVVTGPNSGGKTRLIQAIALAQLLGQSGLYAPCSRARLRVQRGLFVSLIERESADQTEGRLGRELVRIRTLFEEMEHGSMVVLDELCSGTNPSEGIEVFTLVLQLLRRVQPVAYVTTHFLDHARALQQNHTKLGLEFLQVQLDDERRSTYQFKDGVARTSLAALTAERLGVTFENLSAAVDGRRTPTR
- a CDS encoding DEAD/DEAH box helicase, yielding MRDALAAIPQHPVETTDRDFLGLGLEPAVLEVVARIGFEHPTPIQASVIPDAVAGKDLIGLAETGSGKTAAFVLPIVQRLRRGRGVRGLIVSPTREIALQTKAFLDLFRKSRLRVNSACLIGGVKIGPQFDQLRRDPDVLVVTPGRLLDHSERGTVSLGGVEELVLDEADHMLDLGFMPQIQRIVSQLPRQRHTMLFSATMPPPIERLAQRYMKDPLRIDLSPKGAASGIEHRLYLVDEKDKKRCALALLDKVPGSTLVFTKRRSDAEWLCRVLERGEHSVARIHSDRSQRHRVAALESFRAGRHRILVATNIAARGIDVVGIEHILNYDLPDTPEDYIHRAGRTARGAAEGVVSSIGTWLDKSLIRQIESALGHALPRCEADGVAPYREMQSLQERRRRSPLRR
- a CDS encoding TIGR02453 family protein; this translates as MADWKNPFSRETFAFLRDLRENNDRDWFKANSERYEDVVREPALQFISDFGTRLDTVSTHFLAVPKKVGGSLFRIHRDVRFSRDKRPYKTHLGIHFRHKQHKDAHAPGFYLHIEPGSVFMGGGMWRPHPEALRAIRQQIVADGAGWREVTVDPGLGDSLELGGESLKRAPRGFDAAHPRIDDIKRKSFMAVARLNQTRLLSRGFLDEFTGLCAEVSPLMRFVCRATGVPF
- the glpK gene encoding glycerol kinase GlpK; its protein translation is MVYVLALDQGTTSSRSILFERRGTAAASAQEEFPQIYPSPGHVEHDPEAIWTTQIETARAAIGKAGADASDIAAIGIANQRETVVLWERDSGKPVDNAIVWQSRITAPLCEELKQQGHEGLFRARTGLVLDPYFSGTKIAHLLNKHDLHGRAARGEILAGTIDSFLLWRLTGGKVHATDASNASRTLLFDIHRLDWDDELLAILGVPRAMLPEVRDSSGEFGHTEAGLFGRPIQVAGIAGDQQAATFGQGCFERGMVKNTYGTGCFILMNTGNRAVASENGLLSTVGWVLGGRPTYCLEGSVFVGGAAVQWLRDGLGLIERSEQVEELAASEEDSGGVYLVPAFVGLGAPYWDPYARGLLIGLERSTTAGHVARATVESMAYQSLDVVRAMEADAGAGMSGLRVDGGAAVNDELMQFQADLLGTRVQRPVVAETTALGAAYLAGLATGFWADEDDVTRNWALDREFEPQSSPPEQERLAAGWQRAVQRSRGWAEA